The Deltaproteobacteria bacterium genome window below encodes:
- a CDS encoding Ldh family oxidoreductase, which yields MGQNDFQRVAFEDLKNFCQQAYIKAGVVPEEAEIVADLLVRSDLRGIETHGVTRLPIYIQRLQKGYVRAKCQLTAVKEKGATAFMEAHGSMGHIVAYRCMERAIKKAEEYGIGWV from the coding sequence ATGGGGCAGAATGATTTTCAAAGGGTCGCATTCGAAGATTTAAAGAATTTTTGTCAACAAGCCTATATCAAAGCCGGCGTGGTCCCCGAAGAGGCAGAGATTGTCGCGGACCTTCTGGTTCGTTCCGATCTCCGGGGGATTGAAACCCACGGTGTGACCCGGCTTCCGATCTATATCCAAAGACTGCAGAAGGGATACGTACGGGCGAAATGCCAGCTTACGGCGGTCAAAGAAAAAGGGGCAACCGCCTTCATGGAAGCTCATGGCTCCATGGGACACATTGTGGCCTACCGCTGTATGGAAAGAGCTATCAAAAAGGCGGAGGAATACGGCATCGGGTGGGT
- a CDS encoding MoaD/ThiS family protein, whose amino-acid sequence MMIDVQLFGYLAKYSPVEKENFKLELDPDATVGLLGDKIKIPAEVEKMILVNGHQANSSTLLADGDEVFIFAPAAGG is encoded by the coding sequence ATGATGATCGACGTCCAGCTCTTTGGTTATTTGGCCAAGTATTCTCCGGTGGAAAAAGAGAATTTCAAATTGGAATTGGACCCGGATGCGACCGTAGGCCTGCTTGGGGATAAAATAAAGATTCCAGCTGAGGTTGAAAAAATGATCTTAGTAAACGGGCACCAGGCCAACTCTTCTACCCTGCTGGCAGATGGCGATGAGGTGTTTATTTTCGCACCCGCAGCCGGGGGGTAA